The genomic segment AGAGGAACCCGCCGCCGAGGCCGAGGAGGACGAGCGTGGCGAGAAGCGACCAGGCCACGACTGGCTCCTAGCCGCGGGGCCCGGGGAGCGCCGCCCGCAGCTCCTCGAACGTCACGGTGCCGTCGCGTACGATGACGGTGCCGTCGACGGCCACCGAGGGGCAGGGCGGATCGCTGCCGGGGCGGTAGTCGGCCGAGGTCTTGCGGACGACGACGACCCCGGCGCCGAGTTCAGCCTCCGCACGGGAGGCGGCCTCGAGGTTCGCCCGTCACCTCTTTCCCATCGGGTCGTTGCTGTAGAGCGTGATCGTCGCCTTCGTCATTTCCCTATCCTTTCGTGAAATCCGATCAACCTGCGGCGGCGCGGCCGCCGAATTCGTGCGAGCGCCATCAGCGCACGACGTCCAGCGCCATCCGTGCGCAGGCCGCGAGTATCAGGATCGCCAGCGCGGTCCTGAGCGCGGGCGTCGACACCCGCCGCGAGAGCGCCACGCCGGCCAGCGATCCCGGAAGAATCCCCGCCAGCAGCGCCGCCGCCAGCGGCGGCGGGACCTGCCCCGTGGCGGCCTTCCCGATGAACCCGGCCAGCGAGGCGAAGAAGATGATCACCATGTTGCTGCCCATCGCGACGCGCAGCGGCACCTTCAGGAGGGCCACGGTGAGCGGGATGAGGATGAACGAGCCGCCCTGGCCGACCAGGCCGCCGAGCAGGCCGACGACCAGGGCGATCGCGACCGCGCCGGCGACCGGGAACGCGCCGGGCGCGTAGACGGTCCCGTTCCTGGCCGGCTGCGGGAGGAGGATCAGGGCCGCCGCGGCCAGCGAGAGCAGGAGGAAGAGCCCGAGGAGGAACCGGTGGCTGAACCAGTGCGATCCCGCGCCGCCCGCGAGCGCGCCGGCGAAGATGACGCCGCTCATCACGACGGCGAGGCGCCGGTCGACGTTGCCGGTCCGCCAATGCCCGAACGAGCCGAAGAGGCTGGCGAAGAGCGCCTGTGAGATCGTCAGGCCGCCGACGACGTGCATGGACAGTGGCTCCTGGCCGAGAAGCCGCGGCAGGTACAGCAGCAGCGGCGCGGTCACGATCCCGCCGCCGATGCCGAGGAGGCCCGAGAGCAGGCCCCCGCCGAGCCCGATCAGCAGGACGATCAGCGGCAGCGCCATGTCTTTCGTTCCCCCTCGTCAAGCTAGGCCGCGGGAATCGAAAAAGAAAATTCATAATCCTAATCAGAATGATAAAATCCCCTCATGAAGGGAGGCGCGGTGGGCCGGCCCACGCTGCATCAGCTGCGGGTCTTTCGCACGGTGGCCGCGGAGCGCAGCTTCACCCGGGCCGCCGCTGAGCTCGGGCTGACCCAGTCCGCCGTCTCCGTGCAGGTCAGGGAATTGGGGACGGTCCTCGGGACGCAGCTCTTCGAGGTCCTCGGGAAGAAGGTGCACCTGACCGCCGCCGGCCGGCTGCTGGAGGAGCACGCGGTCCGGATCGAGGGGCAGGTCCGCGAGCTTGCCGAGGCCTTCGCGGCGTTCCACGACGCGCAGGCCGGCTCGGTCCGCATCGGCGCCAGCACCTCGGTGGGGGTCTACTACCTGGCCCCGCTGCTCGCGGAGTTCTCGGCGAAGCACCCGCGGGTGCAGCTCTCGCTCGCGGTCGAGAACACGGCGCACATCGAGGCGCGCCTGCTGCGCAACGAGTCCGACCTCGGGTTCATGGGGGCGCCGGCGGTCTCCGCGGAGCTCGCGTCGGAGCCCTTCCTCGAGGACGAGATCTTCTTCGCCTGCGCGCCGGCGCACCCCCTGGCGCGGGCCGGGGCGGTCGCCCCCGCCCGCGTCGCGCGCGAGCGTCTCATCGTGCGCGAGAGCGGGTCGGCGACGCGGGCGACGATGGAGGCCCACCTCGCGGCCCGCGGCCTCACGTTCCGGGACACGATGAGCCTCGGGTCCGTCGAGGCGATCAAGCAGGTGGTGATGAGCGGGCTGGGCATCGCGTATTTCTCGGGTCTCACCGTCGGCCGCGAACTCGCGGCCGGCTGGCTGGCCCGCATCCGGGTCCGC from the bacterium genome contains:
- a CDS encoding sulfite exporter TauE/SafE family protein, whose protein sequence is MALPLIVLLIGLGGGLLSGLLGIGGGIVTAPLLLYLPRLLGQEPLSMHVVGGLTISQALFASLFGSFGHWRTGNVDRRLAVVMSGVIFAGALAGGAGSHWFSHRFLLGLFLLLSLAAAALILLPQPARNGTVYAPGAFPVAGAVAIALVVGLLGGLVGQGGSFILIPLTVALLKVPLRVAMGSNMVIIFFASLAGFIGKAATGQVPPPLAAALLAGILPGSLAGVALSRRVSTPALRTALAILILAACARMALDVVR
- a CDS encoding LysR substrate-binding domain-containing protein, encoding MKGGAVGRPTLHQLRVFRTVAAERSFTRAAAELGLTQSAVSVQVRELGTVLGTQLFEVLGKKVHLTAAGRLLEEHAVRIEGQVRELAEAFAAFHDAQAGSVRIGASTSVGVYYLAPLLAEFSAKHPRVQLSLAVENTAHIEARLLRNESDLGFMGAPAVSAELASEPFLEDEIFFACAPAHPLARAGAVAPARVARERLIVRESGSATRATMEAHLAARGLTFRDTMSLGSVEAIKQVVMSGLGIAYFSGLTVGRELAAGWLARIRVRGLAASRTFYLVRHRDRKVTPALGALASFARSWRPRR